The Ipomoea triloba cultivar NCNSP0323 chromosome 13, ASM357664v1 genomic interval CACATTActggctttgagatctctatgaATAATCCTTAGTTGAGAATCTTGGTGAAGGTATAACAGCCCACGAGCAATGCCATTGATAATGTTGAAGCGCATAGGCCAATCAAGTAATTTACTCTTTATTGAATCTACCAAAAAACAGACATTAAAATTGATGCAATATATTGTGGTAAGCAATGGAGTTggagattaattaattaaaacaaaccAAATATAAATGCATCAAGACTTTTGTTGGTCATGTATTCGTAGACTAGCATCATTTCTTCCCCTTGAATGCAACAACCTAAAAGCTTTACAAAATTTCGATGTTGAAGCTTTGCAATATAGATAATTTCATTCTTGAACTCCTCAAGCCCTTGCATAGAAGTCTTCGAGAGTCGTTTCACTGCTATTTCCATTCCATCTTCTAGCACACCCTATTTGTTCAAAGCTTTGACAATTAACCATTGAATAACATACTAGtaattgttgagcatataatatataaaacgaAAATTTGTAGCGTTACTATCATATTAATCTTTTAGTCTCACtatcatattatttttagttgggATGGAATACATAATCTAATTGTAATTACTAGTTCAACTTGCATAATAATTACCTTGTAGACAAGTCCAAATCCACCTTCTCCGATCTTGTTGTTGGATGAGAAATTATTTGTACCCCTTGTGATAGTAGATAAGTTAAAGAGTGGCAACTCAAAATCTTGTTTTGATTTCATCTCCTCCTTTTCCTTCCTCTTCATTTTCCACATATAAAAACCCAAGCCTAGTGCTAGCAAAGTAAGTCCAAACGCTAATGATAAGCTCCCTATAAGGATGTTTCTTCTCTTTACCTTTGAGTTTGATGAGACTCCATAAAAAACTGCATCCACCCACAAATACCTAGATGAAACCCTTGTACTGTTTGTGGTCATAAATATGATTATTCTCAAcagtgattttttaaaaggaaGAAAGTACTCAAAATAATGTTTATTGATAATTTCTTAAAAGACATTTTGTATTTGAGTATCTTCAAAATTATGGTTTAATCATTCATTTCggtagttttaaatttttaatcaaatttaacTCTTGACAAATAATTTTGGCACATTTTGTCTATGACTTTCATGATTTTGCCAAATTGCAAGCGTTTTTACATATTTGTACAACCACATTTAGACTCTGTCTCTATATGATCACTATTGAGTATTGAACGATATTGGCAATTGTTACGttgtctctcacttataagagATTATTTGTATTGTTGAGcatgtaatatataaacataattgtgcaatccaactatccatttttagttgagatgagcacatgttttaatttgatattagaGTCAACCACATGCCAAAGGTCATTAGAAAAAAGATACTACGTATTATaatccacgtgttgcttggagcaCGTGCTTCAATTTGcatatcatttaaaaatttatagatTTACTCCTGAGGTTAACCATAAACTCATTAATTAGTAGGACTTATTTGATGGAGGACTATTTAGTAAGGAAAATAGTACTTGAACTCTCAAGTTATACTCCCTATTATTTACTTTCTTACACAAAAGTGAGATGTTGACACTTTCCTTGGGAGTActgtagggatggcaatgggtcgggtgtgggtcggggagggctacatccatcacccgacccaccttatATTTTCTCCACGCACTCCCACCCCCAACCCACATCGGGTGTACTTTTTCAaaacccacccccacccccatcGGATgcgggtgcccactacgggtacccaccacttatcatctttttaatttttttcaaaatttaatatttaaattacttacacataataaaataaaaaaaaattattagttatactaaaacaaaaaaaataataaaaatatccaaatataataactaaattgttaatttttaaaaataaacttagtagtttaaatataaaaataataaaaagttatcaaaagttatagaaacttttataataaactacatactagtacttattttactattatatatatacatacacacatggtgggtcgggtgtggTTCTAAgcgggttttgtacatagaACATGAATTCAACCCGACCCACCGTGGATTTACTTTTCTGAGACCTACCCCAAGCCACCACCCACTATCATCCAAAAAAAACCCGACCCATGCGGGGTGGATTTGGGTGAATATCCACGGAGCGGATTGAAATTGTCCCCCAAGTTGGGACCCACAAGACGGAgataacaatataatatcttgTCACAAAATTGAGAGTAAAAGTGATTGAATTGAATGTAAAAAATGGGTGTCCTAGGTGTAGTAGAACTCATTTAGTAAATCCATGAAACTTAACAGTCAAAATATGGAATTGGATACATACCTGCCAACTCAGAAGCAGCCATCCGGATGAATATGCTCTGCCCTTTCTGAGAAAGAGATCTGGTATCCATCAAATCTCCAAACCAAAGCAAACACCCACTTCCTGGATCACTGCTAATATCCACAACTGAATATGCCGTGCAAGAACAATTCCTCCGGCAAACTTGCTCACATTCTCCAAGTGTCATCGTCCTATTAAACCACGAGTTTCTCGTATCCGGCAACTTAATCCCAGAATACTCAACAAACACGTCTGTTCCTTCACTACAGTTCAACGCCGTTCTTCGAACACACCCTTCCGACCAGTTACCCATGTCCCACGGCCCTTCGTATTTAGCCAAAAACTTGTCCAAACAAGTGCAAGTTGCAGAGTCATCAATGTTGCACAGTCCGTTTGGACCGCATATTCCATAGGAATCACAAACATCTAATGGCACTACTAATGTTTCAATCATTGGCCCAGGCCGAGGATACCATTTTCCTCCCTGTTCCACCCACATCTCCCTCTGTAAAACACCTGCAGGCGTCAAGGTTAAATGGATGTAAACTGAGTTTTTTAGAAGCTGATATGCAATCCACATTCCGTCCTGATCCATGACTAAATCGTATGTGTAGATGGGATTTCTTGATAAAAACGGAATTCCGCTCCACCGGAGCCCGTTCCACGGCCCCGTCCGGTAAATCACGGTGGAACCATTTCTGATGACGGTCTGTGGATACCCGGAGGGATCACAGTGCATCGTGATTTCTCCCGACGAAGGATCGTCGTCGCTCCTCCACGCCGTCATGTACACCTCTTTCCCGGTAACCAAATTCTTACCCATCCTCACGCCCGGCAAGTACGTCTGCGCCGGATAATCGAAGCTCTGCCACAGGAAATTATCTGGGTTTTCGTCCGCCGCATCTCTCACCACAAGGTTTCCAGAATCCAATAACTGAGCCACGGGATTCTGCACTGCTCTCGACGTGTTAGTAGACCATAAAATGGCGGCATTGTTAATATTAAGAACAAGAAGCAGGCCTGGTTTAGCGACTTTCAAGACAACCTGCGATGCATTAGCGATGATTGGAACATTTCTGTTGGCAACCCATACTACGGTCTTAGCAGGGATCTGTTTGTAGCGTATGCCAAGATATTGTTTGAAGGGACTCCCGAGTTTGAAAAATCCGAGTTCGAAACGTCCGCCGGAGGAACTGATGGTGTCTCCATCTTTAAGGATTTGAGTGGAGTTAATGATGTCGTGGGTTGCATGGGAACTGTTTGGATTATTGGAAACTGCTAATAACAGAAGCCAGGATagtaggaggaggaggagagaaACACTTTCCATGGAttataatctttaattttaattattcgATCATCAAATGCATGTTTACATTTTTTAGTGGAAACCCAGAAGTTGTTGAGGGTCAACGGCAATGATAGTGTGCGACTGCGTGTGTGATACGGATCACCGAGTCAAGTCCGGTCATTCTATATGAATATGGTGGTAAAAGATGGCCCCTAAGAGAAGTAAGAGCTACACCACTACTAAACCCAACTTTGGGTTTATGTCCCACCTAgctgaaagagagaaaaaaatattttaaaaaaataaacataaaaacaaagacttaaattaatttaattttttgtcttagatttataggtatcgtttcaattttagtcataatattattgtgacagaattattttttgtcctccatCAAGAAAATCGTTTAAATGgcattaaatacaatgacatttcggtATATTTAGTTCTAAGTGTTAATTCTTATTCATCTtttgatcctagatttatatggaGTTAATGACCgaaatggtctcttgactatagtaaaattactaaattggtaattttattaTAGTCAAGGGAACATTTCGATCATCAGATGCACCATTTTCGTCCTCTTTTATTAAACCGAAGagttaattatcaaaatggtcccttaactataacaaaattactaattggTCCCGAGTAAACGGGCGTCTAACAGCTAAACAAACGGAAGACCAAATTGATTAAGAATTTTAAAGT includes:
- the LOC116002890 gene encoding G-type lectin S-receptor-like serine/threonine-protein kinase At4g27290, translating into MESVSLLLLLLSWLLLLAVSNNPNSSHATHDIINSTQILKDGDTISSSGGRFELGFFKLGSPFKQYLGIRYKQIPAKTVVWVANRNVPIIANASQVVLKVAKPGLLLVLNINNAAILWSTNTSRAVQNPVAQLLDSGNLVVRDAADENPDNFLWQSFDYPAQTYLPGVRMGKNLVTGKEVYMTAWRSDDDPSSGEITMHCDPSGYPQTVIRNGSTVIYRTGPWNGLRWSGIPFLSRNPIYTYDLVMDQDGMWIAYQLLKNSVYIHLTLTPAGVLQREMWVEQGGKWYPRPGPMIETLVVPLDVCDSYGICGPNGLCNIDDSATCTCLDKFLAKYEGPWDMGNWSEGCVRRTALNCSEGTDVFVEYSGIKLPDTRNSWFNRTMTLGECEQVCRRNCSCTAYSVVDISSDPGSGCLLWFGDLMDTRSLSQKGQSIFIRMAASELAVFYGVSSNSKVKRRNILIGSLSLAFGLTLLALGLGFYMWKMKRKEKEEMKSKQDFELPLFNLSTITRGTNNFSSNNKIGEGGFGLVYKGVLEDGMEIAVKRLSKTSMQGLEEFKNEIIYIAKLQHRNFVKLLGCCIQGEEMMLVYEYMTNKSLDAFIFDSIKSKLLDWPMRFNIINGIARGLLYLHQDSQLRIIHRDLKASNVLLDMDMNPKISDFGLARSVSGNEIEANTRHVVGTLGYMSPEYTIDGLFSIKSDVFSFGVLVLEIISGKRNRGFSHPDHHLNLLGHAWMLYKKEKSVELLDQHLADSCDAPQIIRSIHIGLLCVQQCTEDRPNMSSVLMMLTNENLLLSEAKEPGFFTKRKMATSEYSSSSTRGDISINEVSFSLIDPR